The Acidicapsa ligni genome has a window encoding:
- a CDS encoding sigma-54-dependent transcriptional regulator, translating to MRNLIQNFLEAEGHEALCVSSSDEAFDALRGNMEWDLLLLDVVKDEDLDRLFAPSLLQRIGIERVCLLTEIGDTSWKVQAKSWGINRVLSKPFLRQDLEKLISESACSQATSGYPPSISPKEPPSFHLEELDDHGFFLAGCPAMMQLHKNIGILATVDYPVLILGESGVGKEVVARLLHKYHVRSGKKFVNVNTAAIPSELLESELFGYEAGAFTGAVKAKPGSFELADQGTLLLDEIGEMSLQMQAKLLHVLQDGSFSRLGARSSTHVDVRILAATNVNIEVAINEKRFREDLYYRISAFTLVVPSLRDRREEIPLLIEQMINRGSASAGREPCSFSNRLIEAAQEYHWPGNLRELRNFVTRLLVLQDQDSAYEDLRRKTQTKSTQAITAPSQLGMKGVVNDVKHQTESRMIKEALTASGWNRRRAASNLNISYRALLYKIQQHGLSA from the coding sequence GTGCGCAATCTGATCCAAAACTTTCTTGAGGCTGAAGGTCATGAGGCGCTATGCGTCTCATCTTCTGACGAAGCCTTTGACGCATTGCGTGGAAACATGGAATGGGATCTTCTTTTACTGGATGTAGTAAAAGATGAAGATCTTGACCGCTTGTTTGCCCCCTCTCTTCTACAGCGCATCGGAATTGAGAGAGTTTGTCTTCTCACGGAGATAGGCGATACATCGTGGAAGGTTCAGGCGAAATCCTGGGGTATCAACCGTGTACTCAGCAAGCCATTTCTGCGTCAGGATTTAGAGAAACTGATTTCAGAATCCGCATGTTCTCAAGCGACATCTGGATATCCGCCGTCAATCAGCCCCAAGGAGCCGCCCTCTTTCCACCTGGAAGAATTGGACGATCACGGGTTCTTTCTTGCCGGGTGCCCTGCGATGATGCAGTTGCATAAGAACATCGGCATCCTTGCGACTGTCGACTATCCTGTATTGATTCTTGGTGAGAGCGGCGTCGGCAAAGAGGTTGTCGCCAGATTACTGCATAAGTATCACGTGCGATCGGGCAAGAAATTTGTAAATGTGAATACGGCCGCGATTCCCAGTGAGCTTCTTGAAAGCGAGTTGTTTGGTTACGAGGCAGGAGCTTTTACAGGGGCAGTGAAAGCTAAGCCGGGTAGCTTTGAACTCGCAGATCAGGGGACGCTGCTGCTCGATGAAATTGGCGAGATGAGTTTGCAGATGCAGGCAAAACTGCTTCACGTTTTGCAGGACGGGTCTTTCAGTCGTCTAGGAGCTCGATCCTCAACTCATGTTGACGTCCGGATTCTGGCAGCTACGAACGTGAACATTGAAGTCGCGATTAACGAAAAAAGGTTCAGGGAAGATCTGTACTATCGCATTAGCGCCTTCACCCTGGTCGTCCCATCACTTCGAGATCGACGCGAGGAGATACCGCTTCTTATCGAACAAATGATCAATCGTGGATCCGCGAGCGCGGGGCGTGAACCCTGCTCTTTCTCTAACAGGTTGATAGAGGCTGCACAGGAGTATCACTGGCCAGGAAACCTCCGCGAATTGCGCAATTTCGTGACACGCCTGCTTGTGCTTCAGGATCAGGACTCCGCTTATGAGGATCTGAGAAGAAAGACACAGACAAAGTCCACGCAGGCAATCACCGCGCCAAGTCAGCTTGGTATGAAAGGCGTGGTGAACGACGTGAAGCATCAGACCGAGAGCCGCATGATCAAAGAGGCTTTGACTGCATCCGGATGGAACCGGAGACGTGCAGCAAGCAATTTGAATATCAGCTATCGCGCCTTGTTATACAAGATTCAGCAACATGGGCTAAGCGCGTGA
- a CDS encoding glycosyltransferase family protein translates to MFLADMASWGVDTFFTLSVSMAEYTPEIADRLFVWPNFADDNVYKDYSESKNIPVLFTGSLRIHYPWRNRIYRRVSQYYPTLTCPHFGWFHESDTARMLSGERYARLLNSSSIVPACGTIANEVVRKHFEVPGSMTCLLAERSQGLEAAGFVDMVNCVFAEEHNVLDKLDYLFTHSDELKQITSAGHDLVHSAHTIRHRDQLYQWFCLQRALQPNQRIIQPGPFERLVLTDKATDRNSHVCANGIDRELLKRGYLQVWTGRYAEANTTFLRCLNYHIMPEPKLGLVISNLLAGDARQAQSWCIRMLETVLEEPHVIVPDPVEWAYFILMTLCRGKEDEALSAAMEFPQLHHRELDRVRLLIYRLRGIEPDAAKAYNSPANYSVHKLPELDVKEWFDLVCRMLKACDQSRIAERAAQAATSVTHPFGSMATRAEVRADHTTPPPKLHWDSYKVSSIRRLQRWGFKRLRHVINGGLRRIETRVGYFLPYKVSKASRDDFFQAVEALSSEEQVSTVVLIGARHGNYVTDCCLHGLRKNPRFPSVICVSESDSSFEQLQRIYAQDPNVSQITKPADPLPPEASLLLVIDGSELMASTHYEQYRDRATVVVLEDINQADVYEFHRSLTINDRYALVAHNSEHRNGYAILRKRWNTPSPIHP, encoded by the coding sequence ATGTTTCTCGCGGATATGGCAAGTTGGGGCGTCGATACCTTTTTTACACTCTCTGTATCGATGGCAGAGTACACACCTGAAATCGCAGATCGACTGTTCGTTTGGCCTAATTTCGCTGATGATAATGTCTATAAAGATTACTCGGAAAGCAAAAATATTCCGGTACTGTTCACAGGCAGTCTTCGAATTCACTACCCATGGCGTAACAGGATCTATCGACGTGTGAGCCAATATTACCCAACCTTAACCTGTCCACACTTTGGATGGTTTCACGAATCCGACACAGCCAGAATGCTTTCGGGCGAGAGGTATGCCCGGCTACTCAATTCCAGTTCCATAGTGCCGGCATGCGGCACAATTGCAAACGAAGTTGTTCGCAAGCATTTCGAAGTACCGGGATCCATGACATGCCTGCTCGCAGAACGATCGCAAGGGCTCGAAGCTGCCGGTTTCGTCGACATGGTAAATTGCGTGTTTGCTGAGGAGCACAATGTACTAGACAAGCTGGACTATCTCTTTACGCATTCCGACGAGTTAAAACAGATAACTTCAGCCGGGCATGATCTAGTCCACTCCGCACATACGATTCGGCATAGAGATCAGCTATATCAATGGTTCTGCCTGCAAAGAGCGTTACAGCCGAATCAAAGAATAATCCAACCTGGGCCCTTTGAAAGATTGGTACTAACAGACAAGGCGACAGACCGTAATTCTCATGTCTGCGCCAATGGGATAGACCGCGAACTACTGAAGCGTGGATATCTCCAGGTATGGACAGGCAGATATGCGGAAGCAAATACTACCTTCCTGCGATGCTTGAATTACCACATTATGCCTGAGCCAAAGCTCGGCCTGGTCATCAGTAATCTCCTTGCGGGCGACGCGCGCCAAGCTCAAAGCTGGTGCATCCGAATGCTCGAAACCGTGCTGGAAGAGCCGCATGTCATCGTGCCAGATCCAGTGGAGTGGGCATATTTCATCCTGATGACGTTATGCCGTGGAAAGGAAGATGAAGCACTTTCCGCGGCCATGGAGTTTCCTCAATTACACCATCGCGAACTGGATCGCGTGAGGCTCCTGATTTACAGATTGAGGGGCATTGAACCAGACGCTGCGAAGGCTTACAATTCGCCCGCTAACTACTCAGTCCACAAACTACCTGAGCTCGATGTCAAGGAGTGGTTCGATCTTGTTTGCCGAATGCTGAAGGCCTGCGATCAGTCGAGAATCGCGGAGCGTGCCGCGCAAGCAGCGACATCCGTAACCCATCCATTTGGATCTATGGCAACTCGCGCAGAAGTCCGTGCAGATCATACTACCCCGCCGCCTAAGTTGCATTGGGATAGCTACAAGGTAAGTTCGATCAGACGTTTGCAACGGTGGGGCTTCAAACGCCTGAGGCATGTAATTAACGGCGGTTTGCGCAGGATTGAGACCCGTGTGGGTTATTTCTTGCCCTACAAAGTCTCGAAGGCCTCGCGGGACGACTTTTTCCAGGCAGTCGAGGCATTGTCGAGTGAAGAGCAGGTCAGCACAGTCGTGCTCATTGGTGCGCGCCATGGAAATTATGTAACGGATTGCTGCTTACATGGACTAAGAAAAAATCCACGCTTTCCGTCCGTAATTTGCGTTAGTGAAAGTGACTCTTCGTTCGAACAATTGCAACGTATTTACGCACAAGATCCGAATGTCAGCCAGATAACAAAACCCGCTGATCCATTGCCCCCCGAGGCATCGCTCTTATTGGTCATTGACGGGTCCGAACTGATGGCGAGCACCCACTACGAACAATATCGCGATCGAGCTACAGTTGTAGTTCTTGAAGACATCAATCAGGCAGATGTCTACGAATTTCATCGTAGCCTCACGATCAATGATCGTTATGCTTTAGTCGCCCACAATTCCGAACATCGAAATGGCTATGCCATCCTCCGCAAGAGGTGGAATACGCCATCGCCAATTCATCCGTAA